The Streptomyces sp. NBC_00454 DNA segment ACGGGAACCAAGGCGTCCGAGCTGCGTGAGCTCGGCAACGAGGAGCTCGTTGGCAAGCTGCGCGAGGCCAAGGAAGAGCTGTTCAAGCTTCGCTTCCAGGCTGCCACGGGCCAGCTCGAGAACAACGGCCGGCTCCGTTCCGTCCGCAAGGACATCGCCCGGATCTACACCCTGATGCACGAGCGCGAGCTCGGCATCGAGACGGTGGAGAGCGCCTGATGAGCGAGAAGAATGTGACTGAGACCCAGGACCGCGGCTTCCGCAAGACCCGTGAGGGCCTCGTCGTCAGCGACAAGATGGACAAGACTGTCGTCGTCGCCGTCGAGGACCGCGTGAAGCACGCCCTGTACGGCAAGGTCATCCGCCGTACGAACAAGCTCAAGGCTCACGACGAGCAGAACGCTGCCGGCGTCGGCGACCGCGTCCTCATCATGGAGACGCGTCCGCTGTCGGCGAGCAAGCGCTGGCGCATCGTCGAGATCCTCGAGAAGGCCAAGTAAGTATCTGAGGCCCCGGGCATCAAGCCCGGGGGCCCCTCAGGTTCGTTCCGCCAGGCTCGGTGGGGGCGGTAGCTCTTCGGAGTGATGCCCCCGCCGGGAACCGGCAGACAAACAGGAGATAGACGTGATCCAGCAGGAGTCGCGACTGCGTGTCGCCGACAACACTGGTGCCAAGGAGATCCTTTGCATCCGTGTTCTCGGTGGTTCCGGTCGCCGCTACGCGGGCATCGGTGACGTCATCGTTGCCACCGTCAAGGACGCGATCCCCGGTGGCAACGTGAAGAAGGGTGACGTCGTCAAGGCGGTCATCGTTCGCACCGTGAAGGAACGCCGCCGCCAGGACGGCTCGTACATCCGCTTCGACGAGAACGCCGCCGTCATTCTGAAGAACGACGGCGACCCTCGTGGCACCCGTATCTTCGGCCCGGTGGGCCGTGAGCTGCGCGAGAAGAAGTTCATGAAGATCATCTCGCTCGCGCCGGAGGTGCTGTAAGCATGAAGATCAAGAAGGGCGACCTGGTTCAGGTCATCACCGGTAAGGACAAGGGCAAGCAGGGCAAGGTCATTCTGGCCATCCCTACTGAGAACCGTGTCCTGGTCGAGGGTGTCAACCGGGTCAAGAAGCACACCAAGGCCGGTCAGACCGCTGGTGGTTCGCAGACCGGTGGCATCGTGATCACCGAGGCGCCGATCCACGTCAGCAACGTTCAGCTGGTTGTGGAGAAGGACGGCCAGAAGGTCGTTACCCGCGTCGGCTTCCGCTTCGACGACGAGGGCAACAAGATCCGCGTTGCCAAGCGGACGGGTGAGGACATCTGATGGCTACCACTCCGCGTCTCAAGACGAAGTACCGCGAGGACATCGCGGGCAAGCTGCGTGAAGAGTTCTCCTACGAGAACGTCATGCAGATTCCCGGCCTCGTGAAGATCGTGGTCAACATGGGTGTGGGCGACGCCGCCCGCGACTCCAAGCTGATCGACGGCGCCATCAAGGACCTGACGACGATCACCGGTCAGAAGCCGGCCGTCACGAAGGCCCGCAAGTCCATCGCGCAGTTCAAGCTGCGTGAGGGTCAGCCGATCGGCTGCCACGTCACCCTCCGCGGTGACCGCATGTGGGAGTTCCTGGACCGTA contains these protein-coding regions:
- the rplE gene encoding 50S ribosomal protein L5, whose product is MATTPRLKTKYREDIAGKLREEFSYENVMQIPGLVKIVVNMGVGDAARDSKLIDGAIKDLTTITGQKPAVTKARKSIAQFKLREGQPIGCHVTLRGDRMWEFLDRTLSLALPRIRDFRGLSPKQFDGRGNYTFGLTEQVMFHEIDQDKIDRTRGMDITVVTTATNDDEGRALLRHLGFPFKEA
- the rpmC gene encoding 50S ribosomal protein L29, which gives rise to MATGTKASELRELGNEELVGKLREAKEELFKLRFQAATGQLENNGRLRSVRKDIARIYTLMHERELGIETVESA
- the rplX gene encoding 50S ribosomal protein L24 — its product is MKIKKGDLVQVITGKDKGKQGKVILAIPTENRVLVEGVNRVKKHTKAGQTAGGSQTGGIVITEAPIHVSNVQLVVEKDGQKVVTRVGFRFDDEGNKIRVAKRTGEDI
- the rplN gene encoding 50S ribosomal protein L14, with translation MIQQESRLRVADNTGAKEILCIRVLGGSGRRYAGIGDVIVATVKDAIPGGNVKKGDVVKAVIVRTVKERRRQDGSYIRFDENAAVILKNDGDPRGTRIFGPVGRELREKKFMKIISLAPEVL
- the rpsQ gene encoding 30S ribosomal protein S17; the protein is MSEKNVTETQDRGFRKTREGLVVSDKMDKTVVVAVEDRVKHALYGKVIRRTNKLKAHDEQNAAGVGDRVLIMETRPLSASKRWRIVEILEKAK